The Alcaligenes faecalis sequence TATAAGGCAGGGCATTCACTGTTTCGATGCTTGCATCTGGGCGATGCCTAGGTTAATTCCAAGCTGTTTCCTGAATGGCTGGATTTATCTTTATATGGATGCTCAAAAGGGGAAGTCTCAGGGCGCCAGCAGGTGAATCTGCTCGATGTGCATATGGTGCATGCATTCACGCAGAAGTAGCAGGTACATACCCAGGTTTTGATTGTTGACTAGTTGATGGGTATTTTCCAAAGAGCCAGCGTTGATCATTTTCAGGCTGACATTCCCTTGGCTGGCGGCTGCATACAGGGTGAATAGGTCGTCAATCGTGTCCCGATTCAGGATGTGCTGCTCGCTGTCTTGGGCTTCATGGAGCCAGGCGCCAAGCTCTTCTGCGAAATCACCGGCAGCAAATACCATAAACTGGCGTAGATCCAGACTGGCTGGCAGGATAGCGTCTTCGACGGCTTCAATGGCATGCTCCAACTGCGCCTCCCGTGAGCTTGAGTCTGAAAAACAGCTGGCCAACAGTTGGATTCCGCTGAGTTCTGGGAAGTGTTCGGTATGGACAGGGACGCCTTTATGAACCAGACAGATTTCGGCATGGTCTGCGCCGAAGTTCAGGACGGCAACTCGTGCTTGGGGGTGAGCGGCTTGCAGATTTTGTAGTAATACGGAGGTACTGATCGGAGAAGGTCGTTTGAAGCTATCTGACATAAGTATCCTTAAAGTAGTTCAATTCGCTTGTTCGTGCTCTCCTGCTTGCTTGAATAAGGCCAAAGCAAGGTGCCGTTGCGTGTCGTGATCCACGATGGGGGCCGGGTAGTCTTGTCCCGGCCGGAATTCGATAGGGAGCTGCTTGGCTTGCCAAGGCGCATGAACAGCTTGTTTGTCCAACGATGCCAGTTCGGGCACATAGCGACGTATGAATTGTCCGTCTGGATCAAATTTACGCGATTGAGTGACGGGGTTAAAGATGCGAAAGTAAGGCTGCGCATCACATCCGGTGGAGGCGGCCCATTGCCAGCCCCCCACATTGGAAGCCATATCGTAATCAAGTAGCTTCTGGGCAAAATACTGCTCGCCCAATCGCCAGTCTATCAGCAAGTCTTTCACTAAAAAGGATGCACTGATCATACGTAGCCGGTTGTGCATATAGCCAGACTGGTTCAATTGACGCATGGCGGCGTCAACAATTGGATAGCCGGTTCGACCTTCTTTCCAGGCCTGAAACCAGTCTTCGCGATTAGGAAACGGCAAGTCCTTGTAGGCGGGTTTGAAGCTTTCTGTCGCCGTTTCTGGATGATGCCATAGGAACTGCTGGTAGAACTCTCGCCAGATCAGTTCGCTCAGCCAGGTAGCCGCGCCCTCGGAGTCGCTGGGCCAGGCCAGAGATACGGCTTGGCGGATGGATAGTGTTCCAAATCGCAGATGGGGGGCCAAATAGGACACACCTCGTTTGGCTGGAAAATCCCGGCGTTCATGATAGGCATGGATTCTGGGCTCAAATTGCTCCAACAAGGTCTGGGCGCCTTGCCAACCGGCGGGATTGAGTAGTTTTGCACGAGATTTTTCCTGAAAGCCTAATTCGTCCAAATCAGGCAAGGCTTGCTCTGGCAGGGCAGCCCATGGCCCTTGCGTGCAGTCATAGGGCTGTATATCCCTCGATTGGATGCGCGCCAGCCAGTTACGCTTGTAGGGGGTAAAAACGGTATAGGGCTGTTTTTGCTGCGTCAGGATTTCATCGCGGGCAAAAATGACCTGGTCCTTGAAGAGCCGTAGCTCGATGTCTTGTGTGGACAGGGTTCGGCTGACAGTCTGATCCCGAGTCATAGCCGCAGGTTCGTAGTCCTCATTCGCATAGACGGCCTTTGCATTCAGGCTGTTAGCGAGTTCAGGAATTTTATGTACCGGGTCACCATGGGCTGTGATCAGTTCGCTGCCATATTGGCGCAGTTGCTCCTGCACCTGCAGCAGGCTGTCGTGTATAAAAGCCAGTCGTACATCATCGGCAGGCAAGCATTCCAGGATTGTGCTGTCAAAGACAAACACACAGGCCACAGGCAAACCGCTTTTCAGTGCGTGGTGCAAGGCTGCGTGGTCATGCAGGCGAAGATCACGACGCAGCCAGCATAGAACACGTGGGCTTGGATCGGGAGGAGCAGAGATAGACATCGACATGAAGATGCGAATGCAGAGGCTTTATGATGCCACATGAAAAAGGGCCGCGGCTGAAAGCTCAGCAACGCGACCCGATATTGCCAAAGGTGCCTGGGCACCCCGCGCTTATTTGAGGTGAGCACTGACCAGCTTGGTCAGTTCAAACATGGAGACCTGATCCTTGCCGAACAAGGGGCGCAGCTTGGCGTCAGCATTGATATTGCGACGGTTCTTGGGATCCTGGAGATCGTGTTTCTTGATGTATTCCCAGATTTTCTTCGTAACTTCAGTGCGCGGAAGCGCGCCAGAGCCAATCACCGCAGCCAGTGTCGGGCTAGGAGTGAGTGGTTTCATGAAGGCTGCATTGGGTTTGCGGGTAGCAGGTTTTTTTTCAGTGCTGGCCATGAACGGAACTCCTGAGAAACGAGTTGAAGGGGCGGGTTATGCGCTAGGGCACGACTTGTCTGTCAGCATACCGTGATACTCCCTGTACGTCCAAGCCCTTTGTGAGCAAGAGCTTTGCGGGTCTGTAAGCAGATTTGCCAGTGTTTACAGGCTGCTGCAATGCACGATTAAGTGGGGTTCGGAACTTCTGTGCTGACATGCGCAGCGCAGGTAGCTGTAGCATAATGACGGATTCGGCCTGTTGAAAGGCAATTGTGGCACCTGTTGCTTTCTTGATGGTTCAAAGCACAGAGCCGTTGTTTGATATTGAGTAAAGATATGAGCCCTACTGTGGATACCCTGGTCATTCGTCGTCCTGACGATTGGCATTTGCACCTGCGCGACGGTGCTGTGTTGGAGTCGGTTTTGGGCCATACTGCGGCACAATTTGACCGGGCTATCGTCATGCCCAATCTGACCCCACCCGTTACCGCAATCGTACAGGCGTTGGCCTATCGGGAGCGTATTCTGAGCGCCTTGGCCAAAACCGAGTATGTCGGCAAGTTTGAGCCTTTGATGACCTTGTACCTGACTGATAATACTCAGCCTGAGGAAATTGTTCGCGCCAAGGAAAGCGGGGTTGTGCATGGCGTGAAGCTCTATCCTGCCGGGGCCACCACCAATTCTGACGCGGGTGTGACGGATTTGCTGAAGAACTGTTCCAAGGCACTGGCCCAGATGCAGGAATCGGGCATGCCTTTGCTGATGCACGGCGAGGTCACGGACCCCAGTATCGACTTGTTCGACCGTGAAGCCGTATTCATTGAGCGCGTGATGATTCCTATGCGTAAGGCTTTTCCCGAGCTGAAAGTGGTATTTGAGCATTTGACCACGGCAGAGGGCGCCGCTTACGTGAGCCAGGCCGAGGGCCCGGTTGCTGCGACCATCACGGCCCATCACTTGCTCTATAACCGTAATGCTCTGTTCCAAGGTGGCTTGCAGCCACACTGGTACTGTCTGCCTGTCTTGAAGCGTGAGAAGCACCGTCAGGCTTTGGTGGACGCCGCAACCAGTGACAGCAATCGTTTCTTCCTGGGGACAGATAGCGCACCCCACTCGCGTAGCCGCAAGGAACAAAGCTGTGGTTGTGCGGGCTGTTATACCGCGCTGCACGCTATGGAACTGTACGCATCGGCTTTTGACAAGGCCGGTCGTCTGGATCGTCTGGAAGCCTTTGCCAGCTTGAATGGCCCCGCTTTTTACGGCTTGCCTGTCAATGAAGGAACAATGACGCTGCAACGCAGCCAGTTCACTATTCCCGAATCCGTGGAAATGGCCGGTGAGCCATTGATTCCGCTGGCGGCCGGTCAGGCTCTGGACTGGAGTGTGGTGAGCTAAGGAAGAAAGAGCTAGCTCGGTCTTAGTGTCTGTCATGATGCTTGGCTGGGCAGCTCTTGATACCTGGTTTCACTGCAAGATACCTTCGTGGAAACTATTTTGCTTGATGTGGCATGGTCTGCCTTGGCCGTGCGCATGGCCGCTACTGCTTTGGTGGTTGTGCTGGTTTCGTGGTCAGTGGGCGCATTTGGCCCATTGATCGGGGGGGCCTTGGCGGGCTTGCCCATGGTGCTGGGCCCCGGCTTTTATTTTTTGTCCCAACAGTTTCCTGCCGATTATGTGCAGCAAGCGGCAACTTATGCCGTGTATTCGCTGAGTGCGACGCAACTGTTTTTGTTGCTCATCATTCTTTGTGCTCCCAACTTGTCGCCTTGGCGCACCTTGTTGTGTGCGGTCGCAGGTTGGGCGGTAGCTGCCTTGCTCTTGTCCTTCATGCCCGTGCAACCTGTGCTGGGGCTAGCCTTGTTTATTGCCGTCACTGCGTTCAGCTTGCGCGCGTCGCGCCGTTTGGCCGGCATGAAAGGGACTAATAAAGCGAAGGCGGGGTGGGGCTTGCTGATATTCAGAGGGGCCTTGGCGGGACTTTTGGTTGCGCTTGTGACCACCAGCAGCTCTTTGTTGGGGCCGAGCTTGTCAGGGCTGATCATGGCCTTTCCCATTGGCTATACCGTGGTGGCTGTGACCATTCATCAAACCCTGGGTGCTGCCAGCCTGGTAGCGACTCTGCGTTCGGCTTTGTGGGGAACCGGCAGTCTGGCAGGATTTTGCACCACGCTAGCCATGGTCTTTACACAGATGCACTGGCTGCCAGCCTTGCTGTTGGCTGCAGCTGTATCCATTGCGATTACCTTGCTACTGGTGTTTCGCCCTTGGGCTCGGCGGGGCTAAACGCTTATTCTGCTCCAAACAGATCCTGACCTTGTGTATTGCGTGGAGGCGTGAGTCCAAGGTGACGCCAAGTGTTCAGCGTGGCAATACGGCCTCTGGGAGTGCGTTGTAAAAAACCATGCTGGATCAGATAGGGCTCGATCACGTCCTCGATGGTGTCGCGCTCTTCGCCAATGGCAGCAGCCAGGCTGTCTACGCCTACTGGACCGCCGTCGAATTTATGGACGATGGCCTCCAGCAATTTTCTGTCCATCAAATCCAGTCCTTGCGGGTCTACCTCCAGCATGGACAGCGCAGCTTGGGCGCATTCGGTATGGATGATGCCGCCCGTTTTGACTTCGGCGTAGTCGCGTACGCGGCGCAAAAGCCGGTTGGCAATACGCGGTGTGCCACGTGAGCGGCGGGCAATTTCGTAGGTGCCGTCATCCGTGGTGGTGACATTCAGTAGCCCTGCACTACGCGCCACAATGTGTGTCAAGTCCTTGACATCATAGAACTCCAGGCGGGACACAATGCCAAAGCGGTCGCGCAAGGGGTTGGTCAGCATGCCGGCACGAGTGGTGGCACCGACCAAGGTAAAGGGCTGCAGATCCAGTTTGACACTGCGGGCGGCTGGGCCTTCTCCAATCAGGATATCAATTTGAAAGTCTTCCAGCGCGGGATACAGGATTTCCTCCACGACGGGTGACAGGCGATGGATTTCGTCAATAAATAGAACATCGTTGGGTTCCAGGTTGGTCAGCAAGGCTGCCAGATCTCCCGGGCGTTCCAATACGGGGCCTGAGGTTTGGCGCAGGTTCACCCCCATTTCATGAGCAATGATATGGGCCAGAGTGGTTTTACCCAGACCGGGCGGCCCAAACAGCAGAACGTGGTCCAGGGCTTCCTGGCGTTGGCGGGCAGCCGCAATAAAGATTTCCAGTTGCTCACGCGCCCGGGCTTGTCCGACATAGTCCTCCAGCATCTTGGGGCGCAAGGCGCGTTCGATGGACTCTTCGTTGGGTGACAAGGGTTTGGGCGTGATGATGCGCTGTTCAGAAGGCAGGCTGGAGAGCGAATCGGAGTGTATGGCCATGATGACTACGCTGATTGAATATACAGTATGGTACACCAAGCACCCGCCGCCTGAGTACTCAGGGTTGGGGCAGGATACAGGGAGTGCGTGGGCAAATCGGTCATCCAGTGCAGCCAGGCTAGATTTGTCCGGTCAGCGTTAGGCTGCTTTGCTTGGCATCGCGCATAATGTGGGTTGGAGTTTTAAACCGAGATTTTAGCCATGTCCCTGGAATTACCTGATTTTGCTGATGTTGTCGCTGCTGCTGAACGCTTGGCACCTGTCGCCCACCGCACACCAGTCTTGACCTCTGCAACCTTGAACGAGCGCCTGAATGGCGAAGTCTACTTCAAGTGTGAGAACTTTCAGCGTATTGGCGCCTTCAAGTTTCGAGGTGGCTTCAATGCCTTGGCACAGTTAAATGATCAGCAAAAAAANNNNNNNNNNNNNNNNNNNNNNNNNNNNNNNNNNNNNNNNNNNNNNNNNNNNNNNNNNNNNNNNNNNNNNNNNNNNNNNNNNNNNNNNNNNNNNNNNNNNNNNNNNNNNNNNNNNNNNNNNNNNNNNNNNNNNNNNNNNNNNNNNNNNNNNNNNNNNNNNNNNNNNNNNNNNNNNNNNNNNNNNNNNNNNNNNNNNNNNNNNNNNNNNNNNNNNNNNNNNNNNNNNNNNNNNNNNNNNNNNNNNNNNNNNNNNNNNNNNNNNNNNNNNNNNNNNNNNNNNNNNNNNNNNNNNNNNNNNNNNNNNNNNNNNNNNNNNNNNNNNNNNNNNNNNNNNNNNNNNNNNNNNNNNNNNNNNNNNNNNNNNNNNNNNNNNNNNNNNNNNNNNNNNNNNNNNNNNNNNNNNNNNNNNNNNNNNNNNNNNNNNNNNNNNNNNNNNNNNNNNNNNNNNNNNNNNNNNNNNNNNNNNNNNNNNNNNNNNNNNNNNNNNNNNNNNNNNNNNNNNNNNNNNNNNNNNNNNNNNNNNNNNNNNNNNNNNNNNNNNNNNNNNNNNNNNNNNNNNNNNNNNNNNNNNNNNNNNNNNNNNNNNNNNNNNNNNNNNNNNNNNNNNNNNNNNNNNNNNNNNNNNNNNNNNNNNNNNNNNNNNNNNNNNNNNNNNNNNNNNNNNNNNNNNNNNNNNNNNNNNNNNNNNNNNNNNNNNNNNNNNNNNNNNNNNNNNNNNNNNNNNNNNNNNNNNNNNNNNNNNNNNNNNNNNNNNNNNNNNNNNNNNNNNNNNNNNNNNNNNNNNNNNNNNNNNNNNNNNNNNNNNNNNNNNNNNNNNNNNNNNNNNNNNNNNNNNNNNNNNNNNNNNNNNNNNNNNNNNNNNNNNNNNNNNNNNNNNNNNNNNNNNNNNNNNNNNNNNNNNNNNNNNNNNNNNNNNNNNNNNNNNNNNNNNNNNNNNNNNNNNNNNNNNNNNNNNNNNNNNNNNNNNNNNNNNNNNNNNNNNNNNNNNNNNNNNNNNNNNNNNNNNNNNNNNNNNNNNNNNNNNNNNNNNNNNNNNNNNNNNNNNNNNNNNNNNNNNNNNNNNNNNNNNNNNNNNNNNNNNNNNNNNNNNNNNNNNNNNNNNNNNNNNNNNNNNNNNNNNNNNNNNNNNNNNNNNNNNNNNNNNNNNNNNNNNNNNNNNNNNNNNNNNNNNNNNNNNNNNNNNNNNNNNNNNNNNNNNNNNNNNNNNNNNNNNNNNNNNNNNNNNNNNNNNNNNNNNNNNNNNNNNNNNNNNNNNNNNNNNNNNNNNNNNNNNNNNNNNNNNNNNNNNNNNNNNNNNNNNNNNNNNNNNNNNNNNNNNNNNNNNNNNNNNNNNNNNNNNNNNNNNNNNNNNNNNNNNNNNNNNNNNNNNNNNNNNNNNNNNNNNNNNNNNNNNNNNNNNNNNNNNNNNNNNNNNNNNNNNNNNNNNNNNNNNNNNNNNNNNNNNNNNNNNNNNNNNNNNNNNNNNNNNNNNNNNNNNNNNNNNNNNNNNNNNNNNNNNNNNNNNNNNNNNNNNNNNNNNNNNNNNNNNNNNNNNNNNNNNNNNNNNNNNNNNNNNNNNNNNNNNNNNNNNNNNNNNNNNNNNNNNNNNNNNNNNNNNNNNNNNNNNNNNNNNNNNNNNNNNNNNNNNNNNNNNNNNNNNNNNNNNNNNNNNNNNNNNNNNNNNNNNNNNNNNNNNNNNNNNNNNNNNNNNNNNNNNNNNNNNNNNNNNNNNNNNNNNNNNNNNNNNNNNNNNNNNNNNNNNNNNNNNNNNNNNNNNNNNNNNNNNNNNNNNNNNNNNNNNNNNNNNNNNNNNNNNNNNNNNNNNNNNNNNNNNNNNNNNNNNNNNNNNNNNNNNNNNNNNNNNNNNNNNNNNNNNNNNNNNNNNNNNNNNNNNNNNNNNNNNNNNNNNNNNNNNNNNNNNNNNNNNNNNNNNNNNNNNNNNNNNNNNNNNNNNNNNNNNNNNNNNNNNNNNNNNNNNNNNNNNNNNNNNNNNNNNNNNNNNNNNNNNNNNNNNNNNNNNNNNNNNNNNNNNNNNNNNNNNNNNNNNNNNNNNNNNNNNNNNNNNNNNNNNNNNNNNNNNNNNNNNNNNNNNNNNNNNNNNNNNNNNNNNNNNNNNNNNNNNNNNNNNNNNNNNNNNNNNNNNNNNNNNNNNNNNNNNNNNNNNNNNNNNNNNNNNNNNNNNNNNNNNNNNNNNNNNNNNNNNNNNNNNNNNNNNNNNNNNNNNNNNNNNNNNNNNNNNNNNNNNNNNNNNNNNNNNNNNNNNNNNNNNNNNNNNNNNNNNNNNNNNNNNNNNNNNNNNNNNNNNNNNNNNNNNNNNNNNNNNNNNNNNNNNNNNNNNNNNNNNNNNNNNNNNNNNNNNNNNNNNNNNNNNNNNNNNNNNNNNNNNNNNNNNNNNNNNNNNNNNNNNNNNNNNNNNNNNNNNNNNNNNNNNNNNNNNNNNNNNNNNNNNNNNNNNNNNNNNNNNNNNNNNNNNNNNNNNNNNNNNNNNNNNNNNNNNNNNNNNNNNNNNNNNNNNNNNNNNNNNNNNNNNNNNNNNNNNNNNNNNNNNNNNNNNNNNNNNNNNNNNNNNNNNNNNNNNNNNNNNNNNNNNNNNNNNNNNNNNNNNNNNNNNNNNNNNNNNNNNNNNNNNNNNNNNNNNNNNNNNNNNNNNNNNNNNNNNNNNNNNNNNNNNNNNNNNNNNNNNNNNNNNNNNNNNNNNNNNNNNNNNNNNNNNNNNNNNNNNNNNNNNNNNNNNNNNNNNNNNNNNNNNNNNNNNNNNNNNNNNNNNNNNNNNNNNNNNNNNNNNNNNNNNNNNNNNNNNNNNNNNNNNNNNNNNNNNNNNNNNNNNNNNNNNNNNNNNNNNNNNNNNNNNNNNNNNNNNNNNNNNNNNNNNNNNNNNNNNNNNNNNNNNNNNNNNNNNNNNNNNNNNNNNNNNNNNNNNNNNNNNNNNNNNNNNNNNNNNNNNNNNNNNNNNNNNNNNNNNNNNNNNNNNNNNNNNNNNNNNNNNNNNNNNNNNNNNNNNNNNNNNNNNNNNNNNNNNNNNNNNNNNNNNNNNNNNNNNNNNNNNNNNNNNNNNNNNNNNNNNNNNNNNNNNNNNNNNNNNNNNNNNNNNNNNNNNNNNNNNNNNNNNNNNNNNNNNNNNNNNNNNNNNNNNNNNNNNNNNNNNNNNNNNNNNNNNNNNNNNNNNNNNNNNNNNNNNNNNNNNNNNNNNNNNNNNNNNNNNNNNNNNNNNNNNNNNNNNNNNNNNNNNNNNNNNNNNNNNNNNNNNNNNNNNNNNNNNNNNNNNNNNNNNNNNNNNNNNNNNNNNNNNNNNNNNNNNNNNNNNNNNNNNNNNNNNNNNNNNNNNNNNNNNNNNNNNNNNNNNNNNNNNNNNNNNNNNNNNNNNNNNNNNNNNNNNNNNNNNNNNNNNNNNNNNNNNNNNNNNNNNNNNNNNNNNNNNNNNNNNNNNNNNNNNNNNNNNNNNNNNNNNNNNNNNNNNNNNNNNNNNNNNNNNNNNNNNNNNNNNNNNNNNNNNNNNNNNNNNNNNNNNNNNNNNNNNNNNNNNNNNNNNNNNNNNNNNNNNNNNNNNNNNNNNNNNNNNNNNNNNNNNNNNNNNNNNNNNNNNNNNNNNNNNNNNNNNNNNNNNNNNNNNNNNNNNNNNNNNNNNNNNNNNNNNNNNNNNNNNNNNNNNNNNNNNNNNNNNNNNNNNNNNNNNNNNNNNNNNNNNNNNNNNNNNNNNNNNNNNNNNNNNNNNNNNNNNNNNNNNNNNNNNNNNNNNNNNNNNNNNNNNNNNNNNNNNNNNNNNNNNNNNNNNNNNNNNNNNNNNNNNNNNNNNNNNNNNNNNNNNNNNNNNNNNNNNNNNNNNNNNNNNNNNNNNNNNNNNNNNNNNNNNNNNNNNNNNNNNNNNNNNNNNNNNNNNNNNNNNNNNNNNNNNNNNNNNNNNNNNNNNNNNNNNNNNNNNNNNNNNNNNNNNNNNNNNNNNNNNNNNNNNNNNNNNNNNNNNNNNNNNNNNNNNNNNNNNNNNNNNNNNNNNNNNNNNNNNNNNNNNNNNNNNNNNNNNNNNNNNNNNNNNNNNNNNNNNNNNNNNNNNNNNNNNNNNNNNNNNNNNNNNNNNNNNNNNNNNNNNNNNNNNNNNNNNNNNNNNNNNNNNNNNNNNNNNNNNNNNNNNNNNNNNNNNNNNNNNNNNNNNNNNNNNNNNNNNNNNNNNNNNNNNNNNNNNNNNNNNNNNNNNNNNNNNNNNNNNNNNNNNNNNNNNNNNNNNNNNNNNNNNNNNNNNNNNNNNNNNNNNNNNNNNNNNNNNNNNNNNNNNNNNNNNNNNNNNNNNNNNNNNNNNNNNNNNNNNNNNNNNNNNNNNNNNNNNNNNNNNNNNNNNNNNNNNNNNNNNNNNNNNNNNNNNNNNNNNNNNNNNNNNNNNNNNNNNNNNNNNNNNNNNNNNNNNNNNNNNNNNNNNNNNNNNNNNNNNNNNNNNNNNNNNNNNNNNNNNNNNNNNNNNNNNNNNNNNNNNNNNNNNNNNNNNNNNNNNNNNNNNNNNNNNNNNNNNNNNNNNNNNNNNNNNNNNNNNNNNNNNNNNNNNNNNNNNNNNNNNNNNNNNNNNNNNNNNNNNNNNNNNNNNNNNNNNNNNNNNNNNNNNNNNNNNNNNNNNNNNNNNNNNNNNNNNNNNNNNNNNNNNNNNNNNNNNNNNNNNNNNNNNNNNNNNNNNNNNNNNNNNNNNNNNNNNNNNNNNNNNNNNNNNNNNNNNNNNNNNNNNNNNNNNNNNNNNNNNNNNNNNNNNNNNNNNNNNNNNNNNNNN is a genomic window containing:
- a CDS encoding deoxyribodipyrimidine photo-lyase; this encodes MSISAPPDPSPRVLCWLRRDLRLHDHAALHHALKSGLPVACVFVFDSTILECLPADDVRLAFIHDSLLQVQEQLRQYGSELITAHGDPVHKIPELANSLNAKAVYANEDYEPAAMTRDQTVSRTLSTQDIELRLFKDQVIFARDEILTQQKQPYTVFTPYKRNWLARIQSRDIQPYDCTQGPWAALPEQALPDLDELGFQEKSRAKLLNPAGWQGAQTLLEQFEPRIHAYHERRDFPAKRGVSYLAPHLRFGTLSIRQAVSLAWPSDSEGAATWLSELIWREFYQQFLWHHPETATESFKPAYKDLPFPNREDWFQAWKEGRTGYPIVDAAMRQLNQSGYMHNRLRMISASFLVKDLLIDWRLGEQYFAQKLLDYDMASNVGGWQWAASTGCDAQPYFRIFNPVTQSRKFDPDGQFIRRYVPELASLDKQAVHAPWQAKQLPIEFRPGQDYPAPIVDHDTQRHLALALFKQAGEHEQAN
- a CDS encoding SWIB/MDM2 domain-containing protein, whose translation is MASTEKKPATRKPNAAFMKPLTPSPTLAAVIGSGALPRTEVTKKIWEYIKKHDLQDPKNRRNINADAKLRPLFGKDQVSMFELTKLVSAHLK
- the pyrC gene encoding dihydroorotase, giving the protein MSPTVDTLVIRRPDDWHLHLRDGAVLESVLGHTAAQFDRAIVMPNLTPPVTAIVQALAYRERILSALAKTEYVGKFEPLMTLYLTDNTQPEEIVRAKESGVVHGVKLYPAGATTNSDAGVTDLLKNCSKALAQMQESGMPLLMHGEVTDPSIDLFDREAVFIERVMIPMRKAFPELKVVFEHLTTAEGAAYVSQAEGPVAATITAHHLLYNRNALFQGGLQPHWYCLPVLKREKHRQALVDAATSDSNRFFLGTDSAPHSRSRKEQSCGCAGCYTALHAMELYASAFDKAGRLDRLEAFASLNGPAFYGLPVNEGTMTLQRSQFTIPESVEMAGEPLIPLAAGQALDWSVVS
- the ruvB gene encoding Holliday junction branch migration DNA helicase RuvB, producing MAIHSDSLSSLPSEQRIITPKPLSPNEESIERALRPKMLEDYVGQARAREQLEIFIAAARQRQEALDHVLLFGPPGLGKTTLAHIIAHEMGVNLRQTSGPVLERPGDLAALLTNLEPNDVLFIDEIHRLSPVVEEILYPALEDFQIDILIGEGPAARSVKLDLQPFTLVGATTRAGMLTNPLRDRFGIVSRLEFYDVKDLTHIVARSAGLLNVTTTDDGTYEIARRSRGTPRIANRLLRRVRDYAEVKTGGIIHTECAQAALSMLEVDPQGLDLMDRKLLEAIVHKFDGGPVGVDSLAAAIGEERDTIEDVIEPYLIQHGFLQRTPRGRIATLNTWRHLGLTPPRNTQGQDLFGAE
- a CDS encoding pyridoxal-phosphate dependent enzyme, translating into MSLELPDFADVVAAAERLAPVAHRTPVLTSATLNERLNGEVYFKCENFQRIGAFKFRGGFNALAQLNDQQK